A window of the Lactuca sativa cultivar Salinas chromosome 5, Lsat_Salinas_v11, whole genome shotgun sequence genome harbors these coding sequences:
- the LOC111910603 gene encoding probable methyltransferase PMT28 isoform X2 has protein sequence MGFKKLGFPIARFGRQSKKSYGFFIKFASVTILGLCFVFVWYIFSSSASSVTYQRSTFGEIAEPVSERGQIKNSKSSILIKNEPDLNSGKVEEKKRINESSRLDPVVPKNHKKEEKSVEIVKGSKKDEKQEDENGSEVAESESENENEKEDEVEEGEQERDLVVDVDQLDESDEVKAEHGKKKKFKGPLFDPKAEYNWKLCSTRSKHNYIPCIDIEVASKRIQMYRHHERSCPKNPLLCLVPLPHEGYQTPVIWPESKEKIWLKNVAHPKLAQFIKTQNWVVESGDYLTFPQNQSELTGGIAHYLESIQETVPDIEWGKNIRTILDIGCIDSSFGAFLFEKNAFTLTLGLKDDLVDLAQLALERGFPAIITPFGTRRLPFPSGTFDIIHCGECQIHWQSNGGKLLMEMNRILRPSGYLILSSKHDSIEDDEAMSKLTASIGWNILAHKTDDVSDIGVRIYQKPESNEIYSLRRKKIPPMCKDNENADATWYVPINSCLHPIPSAIEERGTEWPEEWPKRLHTFPDWINNKEKLDSDSRHWKAIVDKSYITGMGINWSTIRNVMDMHSVFGSCSCGT, from the exons ATGGGTTTCAAGAAGTTGGGTTTTCCAATAGCTCGATTTGGTCGACAATCGAAAAAGTCGTATGGGTTCTTCATAAAGTTCGCATCAGTAACAATCTTGGGGTTATGTTTCGTGTTTGTTTGGTATATATTTTCTTCTTCAGCTTCTTCTGTCACATATCAAAGAAGCACTTTTGGTGAAATCGCTGAACCCGTATCCGAAAGAGGGCAAATAAAAAATAGCAAATCTTCCATTCTAATCAAGAATGAACCCGATTTGAATTCAGGAAAAGTAGAGGAGAAGAAACGGATTAACGAATCATCAAGATTAGATCCCGTTGTACCCAAAAACcataagaaagaagaaaaaagtgTCGAGATTGTTAAAGGGTCTAAGAAAGATGAAAAACAAGAAGATGAAAACGGATCTGAAGTTGCAGAGTCAGAATCAGAGAATGAAAACGAGAAAGAAGACGAAGTGGAAGAAGGGGAACAGGAACGTGATTTAGTGGTTGATGTGGATCAATTAGATGAAAGCGATGAAGTAAAAGCTGAACATGGAAAAAAGAAGAAGTTTAAAGGTCCATTATTCGATCCAAAAGCCGAATATAACTGGAAATTATGTAGTACAAGGAGTAAACATAACTACATTCCATGTATTGACATTGAAGTTGCTTCAAAACGAATTCAAATGTATAGACACCATGAAAGAAGTTGTCCCAAAAATCCCTTATTGTGTCTTGTTCCACTTCCACATGAAGGATATCAAACACCAGTTATCTGGCCAGAAAGTAAAGAGAAG ATATGGTTGAAGAATGTTGCACATCCAAAACTAGCTCAATTTATTAAAACACAAAATTGGGTGGTGGAATCTGGTGATTATCTAACTTTCCCACAAAATCAATCTGAACTCACTGGTGGAAttgctcattatcttgaatctATTCAAGAA ACAGTACCAGATATTGAATGGGGGAAGAACATTCGCACAATATTGGACATTGGATGTATCGATTCAAGCTTTGGGGCATTTCTTTTTGAGAAAAATGCATTTACACTTACATTAGGGTTAAAAGATGACCTTGTGGATTTAGCTCAATTAGCCCTTGAACGTGGTTTTCCTGCCATTATTACCCCTTTTGGAACTCGAAGGCTTCCTTTTCCTAGTGGCACTTTTGATATTATACATTGTGGAGAATGTCAGATTCATTGGCAATCTAatg GTGGCAAGCTTCTTATGGAGATGAATAGAATCTTGAGACCTTCTGGATACTTGATTTTGTCTAGTAAACATGATAGTATTGAAGATGATGAAG CTATGTCAAAGTTGACCGCATCAATTGGTTGGAACATCTTGGCTCATAAAACCGATGATGTCAGCGACATCGGTGTTAGAATATACCAAAAACCCGAATCAAATGAAATCtattcattaagaagaaagaaAATTCCTCCTATGTGTAAAGACAATGAGAATGCAGATGCTACTTG GTATGTTCCCATAAATTCATGCTTGCATCCAATTCCTTCTGCCATTGAAGAAAGAGGAACTGAATGGCCTGAAGAATGGCCCAAAAGGCTTCACACATTCCCTGATTGGATAAACAATAAAGAGAAGTTGGATTCCGACTCTCGACATTGGAAAGCAATTGTTGACAAGTCTTACATAACCGGAATGGGAATCAACTGGTCAACTATTCGGAATGTAATGGACATGCATTCTGTTTTCGGAAG CTGCTCTTGTGGAACATGA
- the LOC111910603 gene encoding probable methyltransferase PMT28 isoform X1 — protein MGFKKLGFPIARFGRQSKKSYGFFIKFASVTILGLCFVFVWYIFSSSASSVTYQRSTFGEIAEPVSERGQIKNSKSSILIKNEPDLNSGKVEEKKRINESSRLDPVVPKNHKKEEKSVEIVKGSKKDEKQEDENGSEVAESESENENEKEDEVEEGEQERDLVVDVDQLDESDEVKAEHGKKKKFKGPLFDPKAEYNWKLCSTRSKHNYIPCIDIEVASKRIQMYRHHERSCPKNPLLCLVPLPHEGYQTPVIWPESKEKIWLKNVAHPKLAQFIKTQNWVVESGDYLTFPQNQSELTGGIAHYLESIQETVPDIEWGKNIRTILDIGCIDSSFGAFLFEKNAFTLTLGLKDDLVDLAQLALERGFPAIITPFGTRRLPFPSGTFDIIHCGECQIHWQSNGGKLLMEMNRILRPSGYLILSSKHDSIEDDEAMSKLTASIGWNILAHKTDDVSDIGVRIYQKPESNEIYSLRRKKIPPMCKDNENADATWYVPINSCLHPIPSAIEERGTEWPEEWPKRLHTFPDWINNKEKLDSDSRHWKAIVDKSYITGMGINWSTIRNVMDMHSVFGSFAAALVEHDVWVMNVVPVYASDTLPIIFERGLVGIYHDWCESFATYPRSYDLLHADHLFSRLKNRCRQTVSIVVEMDRILRPGGWAIIRDKAQILKSLEKIYKSLHWEIRMTFVQEKEGILCVQKTMWRP, from the exons ATGGGTTTCAAGAAGTTGGGTTTTCCAATAGCTCGATTTGGTCGACAATCGAAAAAGTCGTATGGGTTCTTCATAAAGTTCGCATCAGTAACAATCTTGGGGTTATGTTTCGTGTTTGTTTGGTATATATTTTCTTCTTCAGCTTCTTCTGTCACATATCAAAGAAGCACTTTTGGTGAAATCGCTGAACCCGTATCCGAAAGAGGGCAAATAAAAAATAGCAAATCTTCCATTCTAATCAAGAATGAACCCGATTTGAATTCAGGAAAAGTAGAGGAGAAGAAACGGATTAACGAATCATCAAGATTAGATCCCGTTGTACCCAAAAACcataagaaagaagaaaaaagtgTCGAGATTGTTAAAGGGTCTAAGAAAGATGAAAAACAAGAAGATGAAAACGGATCTGAAGTTGCAGAGTCAGAATCAGAGAATGAAAACGAGAAAGAAGACGAAGTGGAAGAAGGGGAACAGGAACGTGATTTAGTGGTTGATGTGGATCAATTAGATGAAAGCGATGAAGTAAAAGCTGAACATGGAAAAAAGAAGAAGTTTAAAGGTCCATTATTCGATCCAAAAGCCGAATATAACTGGAAATTATGTAGTACAAGGAGTAAACATAACTACATTCCATGTATTGACATTGAAGTTGCTTCAAAACGAATTCAAATGTATAGACACCATGAAAGAAGTTGTCCCAAAAATCCCTTATTGTGTCTTGTTCCACTTCCACATGAAGGATATCAAACACCAGTTATCTGGCCAGAAAGTAAAGAGAAG ATATGGTTGAAGAATGTTGCACATCCAAAACTAGCTCAATTTATTAAAACACAAAATTGGGTGGTGGAATCTGGTGATTATCTAACTTTCCCACAAAATCAATCTGAACTCACTGGTGGAAttgctcattatcttgaatctATTCAAGAA ACAGTACCAGATATTGAATGGGGGAAGAACATTCGCACAATATTGGACATTGGATGTATCGATTCAAGCTTTGGGGCATTTCTTTTTGAGAAAAATGCATTTACACTTACATTAGGGTTAAAAGATGACCTTGTGGATTTAGCTCAATTAGCCCTTGAACGTGGTTTTCCTGCCATTATTACCCCTTTTGGAACTCGAAGGCTTCCTTTTCCTAGTGGCACTTTTGATATTATACATTGTGGAGAATGTCAGATTCATTGGCAATCTAatg GTGGCAAGCTTCTTATGGAGATGAATAGAATCTTGAGACCTTCTGGATACTTGATTTTGTCTAGTAAACATGATAGTATTGAAGATGATGAAG CTATGTCAAAGTTGACCGCATCAATTGGTTGGAACATCTTGGCTCATAAAACCGATGATGTCAGCGACATCGGTGTTAGAATATACCAAAAACCCGAATCAAATGAAATCtattcattaagaagaaagaaAATTCCTCCTATGTGTAAAGACAATGAGAATGCAGATGCTACTTG GTATGTTCCCATAAATTCATGCTTGCATCCAATTCCTTCTGCCATTGAAGAAAGAGGAACTGAATGGCCTGAAGAATGGCCCAAAAGGCTTCACACATTCCCTGATTGGATAAACAATAAAGAGAAGTTGGATTCCGACTCTCGACATTGGAAAGCAATTGTTGACAAGTCTTACATAACCGGAATGGGAATCAACTGGTCAACTATTCGGAATGTAATGGACATGCATTCTGTTTTCGGAAG TTTTGCAGCTGCTCTTGTGGAACATGATGTTTGGGTGATGAATGTGGTGCCTGTGTATGCATCTGATACACTTCCCATAATCTTTGAACGTGGACTTGTTGGAATCTATCATGATTGGTGTGAATCTTTTGCTACTTATCCAAGATCATATGACCTTTTACATGCTGATCATCTCTTCTCCAGGCTTAAAAACAG GTGTAGGCAAACGGTAAGTATAGTTGTTGAGATGGATAGGATATTAAGACCTGGTGGTTGGGCAATTATACGTGACAAGGCACAAATATTAAAATCATTAGAGaaaatatataaaagtttacattggGAGATACGAATGACATTTGTTCAAGAAAAAGAGGGGATTTTATGCGTTCAAAAGACCATGTGGAGACCTTGA